In the genome of Salinispirillum sp. LH 10-3-1, one region contains:
- the rarD gene encoding EamA family transporter RarD, whose translation MRGLVLAFSAYFVWGSFPLFFSLLNHVAPMEVLVQRIVWAFLATLVVIVLMRRRASYVALLQNRRAMAWLLLSGVLIGLNWLVFIWAVSVGRVLETSLGYFLTPLVSLMLGRILLKETMNRFQAVAGALAAVAVLFELVALGHLPWVSLLLAGSFGFYGLVRKQQPVDSLQGLNVEALVLLPVAAIWLLWQVSTGGVIQFGSDLRTTLLLVASGAVTAVPLLLFAAAARRLDLTVVGFIMYVNPTMQFLTAVFIFNEPYPPLRLVTFAIIWVAMVVFMLGLWRSAQQRRQAARLV comes from the coding sequence ATGCGCGGCTTGGTCTTGGCGTTCAGCGCCTATTTCGTTTGGGGTTCGTTCCCTCTGTTCTTCAGCTTGCTGAATCATGTCGCACCGATGGAAGTATTGGTGCAGCGCATCGTTTGGGCTTTTCTTGCCACCTTGGTGGTCATTGTGCTGATGCGACGTCGCGCGAGCTATGTCGCGCTGTTGCAAAATCGCCGTGCTATGGCCTGGTTGCTGCTGTCGGGTGTGCTGATTGGCCTGAATTGGTTGGTATTCATTTGGGCGGTGAGTGTGGGTCGGGTGCTGGAAACCAGTTTAGGGTACTTTTTAACGCCCTTGGTCAGTTTGATGCTTGGCCGCATTTTGTTGAAAGAAACAATGAATCGCTTTCAGGCCGTGGCGGGTGCATTGGCCGCCGTTGCCGTGTTGTTTGAATTGGTGGCTTTGGGGCACTTGCCTTGGGTGTCATTGTTGCTGGCGGGCAGTTTTGGATTTTACGGACTGGTGCGCAAACAACAACCGGTCGATAGCTTACAAGGTTTGAACGTCGAAGCTTTGGTGTTGTTGCCTGTGGCGGCGATCTGGCTGCTGTGGCAAGTGAGCACCGGCGGAGTTATTCAGTTCGGCAGCGACTTGCGTACGACCTTGTTGCTGGTGGCGTCGGGTGCGGTGACCGCTGTGCCTTTACTGTTGTTTGCGGCTGCGGCGAGGCGCTTGGACCTAACGGTGGTGGGTTTCATTATGTATGTGAACCCGACAATGCAATTCTTGACCGCCGTGTTCATCTTTAACGAACCCTATCCGCCGCTGCGCCTCGTGACCTTCGCCATCATCTGGGTCGCCATGGTGGTGTTTATGCTCGGGTTGTGGCGCAGCGCACAACAACGGCGACAGGCCGCTCGTTTAGTCTGA
- a CDS encoding adenylate/guanylate cyclase domain-containing protein, with the protein MLRRLKYLGSALIILLFLAHATQRLPSQFILALEQVAEDLRLRAFLPHTVDPRVVIVDIDEASLAAYGQWPWSRTVLADLVNSLFDDYDIQAVGFDLVLAEPEQQQVLDRLRDLVARGEIEAETAQRLEDDLDGDRALAEAMSGRAVVAGFVFNQQQPVMLGPLPDPALALASTNAPRLAVPQPQGYSANIPVITQAAASTGFFDNPAVDGDGIFRRASVVQQQGDGLYVALSLRLLQLALGDLPLAIRTAQRGDDLLLTQLQLGSFLIPLGEQGSVRVPYLGPEGSFPYVSVKDVIEGRIAPEVLQGRMVLVGTTAPGLKDIRATPVDNLMPGVEVHANIIAGILDQRIPVAPDWALAAELLQLLLIGILVLLALQRLEPVYSIFVAISLMAICLGANLLLWQQGLLLPITATLLLIIVLFVFNTSWSLLVENRSRKKLTRTFGQYVPPELVAELADRPETASLAGEAREMTVLFSDVVGFTSLSESLAPEQLSQLMNRLLTPLTEEIHAHRGTIDKYMGDAVMAFWGAPLPEPQHANQAVATALAMCQRVSELSHELAAEGLPPLHLGIGISTGTMAVGNMGSTFRMAYTVMGDAVNLGARLEALTRRYGLDILVSEATQAQASDFVFQEIDQTTVKGKAEPVRVYRPLGRHGAIDEQTLAFATRYTDAVVRGREGASALARTALLALRDDDPHNAPLYTAMAEHFV; encoded by the coding sequence ATGCTACGTCGCCTCAAGTATCTGGGCAGCGCACTGATCATTCTGCTCTTTCTGGCGCACGCCACCCAGCGTTTGCCATCGCAGTTTATCTTAGCGTTGGAACAGGTGGCCGAAGACCTTCGGCTGCGCGCCTTTTTGCCCCACACCGTAGACCCTCGCGTGGTCATTGTAGACATTGATGAGGCCTCGCTGGCGGCTTACGGGCAGTGGCCATGGTCGCGCACGGTGCTGGCAGACTTGGTGAACAGCCTGTTCGACGACTACGACATTCAAGCGGTAGGGTTCGACTTGGTGTTGGCGGAACCGGAGCAGCAACAGGTGCTGGATCGACTGCGTGATTTGGTGGCGCGCGGTGAAATTGAAGCCGAAACCGCACAGCGGTTAGAAGACGACTTGGATGGCGACCGAGCGTTAGCTGAAGCCATGTCCGGGCGCGCGGTTGTTGCTGGCTTTGTGTTTAATCAACAGCAGCCTGTGATGCTTGGGCCACTTCCTGATCCGGCATTGGCGTTGGCCAGCACCAACGCACCACGGCTGGCGGTGCCGCAACCACAAGGCTACAGCGCGAATATCCCCGTCATTACACAAGCGGCGGCGAGCACCGGATTCTTCGATAACCCCGCCGTCGACGGTGACGGTATTTTTCGTCGTGCCAGTGTGGTGCAACAGCAGGGTGATGGGCTCTATGTCGCGCTGTCTTTGCGCCTGTTGCAATTGGCGCTGGGTGACCTGCCTTTGGCCATTCGTACCGCGCAGCGCGGCGACGACCTGCTGCTGACGCAGTTGCAGTTGGGCAGTTTCTTGATCCCACTCGGTGAACAAGGCTCCGTGCGCGTGCCCTATCTGGGGCCGGAAGGCAGCTTTCCCTATGTGTCTGTGAAGGATGTGATCGAAGGACGTATTGCACCTGAGGTATTGCAGGGCAGAATGGTGTTGGTGGGTACTACCGCGCCGGGCTTGAAAGACATTCGCGCGACCCCGGTTGATAACTTGATGCCAGGCGTGGAAGTACACGCCAATATCATTGCCGGGATTCTCGACCAGCGCATACCGGTGGCACCCGACTGGGCGCTGGCTGCTGAATTGTTGCAACTGTTGTTGATCGGTATTTTGGTCTTGCTGGCGTTGCAACGGCTTGAACCCGTGTACAGTATCTTTGTTGCTATCAGCCTGATGGCGATCTGCTTAGGCGCCAATCTACTGCTGTGGCAACAAGGGCTTTTGTTGCCCATTACCGCCACCTTGTTGTTGATTATCGTGTTGTTTGTGTTCAATACCAGTTGGAGCTTGCTGGTGGAAAACCGTTCGCGGAAGAAGCTGACGCGCACCTTCGGCCAGTACGTACCACCGGAATTGGTGGCGGAACTGGCCGACCGGCCGGAGACCGCCAGTTTGGCCGGCGAAGCGCGTGAAATGACTGTGCTATTTTCCGACGTTGTCGGCTTCACCAGTCTGTCCGAATCGCTCGCTCCGGAACAGCTGAGCCAATTGATGAACCGATTGCTGACGCCACTGACGGAGGAAATACATGCTCATCGTGGCACCATCGACAAATACATGGGTGATGCGGTGATGGCGTTTTGGGGTGCGCCCTTGCCGGAGCCGCAACACGCCAATCAGGCCGTCGCCACTGCGCTGGCCATGTGTCAGCGCGTTTCTGAACTGTCACACGAACTGGCCGCTGAAGGTCTGCCGCCGTTGCATCTGGGCATTGGCATCAGCACCGGCACCATGGCCGTCGGCAACATGGGTTCAACCTTTCGTATGGCGTATACCGTAATGGGTGACGCAGTGAACCTGGGCGCGCGCCTAGAAGCACTGACCCGGAGATACGGCCTCGACATATTGGTCAGCGAGGCCACGCAGGCACAAGCCAGTGACTTCGTGTTTCAAGAGATTGACCAGACCACCGTGAAAGGCAAAGCAGAGCCGGTTCGGGTGTACCGCCCATTGGGGCGCCACGGCGCCATAGATGAACAGACGCTGGCGTTCGCTACGCGCTACACCGACGCCGTTGTGCGGGGGCGGGAAGGAGCCTCAGCATTAGCGCGTACGGCCTTATTGGCGCTGCGTGATGACGATCCACATAATGCGCCGCTGTATACCGCCATGGCCGAACATTTTGTTTAA
- a CDS encoding sigma-70 family RNA polymerase sigma factor, which yields MRDKTVAIRNKTAGVGTQPSSHAPELALLLYRMKQRDHAALKRLYELTSARLMAVIMRILNDEGESADVLQDLYLKLWQRPEKYVPSGSAWGWLCVVARHAALDQLKHRQRRREDALVDVEQVLQALAGPAEAFSLPEVGVDRCMARLAEEPRRAIVLSYVHGYSHQELVAVMQRPLGTIKSWVRRGLQELKQCLQS from the coding sequence GTGCGGGACAAAACGGTGGCGATAAGGAACAAGACCGCAGGTGTAGGTACACAACCAAGCAGCCATGCGCCGGAATTGGCGCTGTTGCTGTATCGTATGAAGCAGCGTGATCACGCGGCACTGAAGCGGCTGTATGAACTGACGAGTGCACGCTTGATGGCGGTGATCATGCGCATCCTTAACGACGAGGGTGAAAGTGCCGATGTGCTACAGGATCTCTACTTGAAACTGTGGCAGCGCCCCGAAAAATATGTACCCAGTGGCTCGGCATGGGGATGGTTGTGTGTGGTGGCGCGTCATGCAGCGTTAGATCAGCTCAAACATCGCCAGCGGCGACGCGAAGATGCTTTGGTTGATGTTGAGCAGGTGCTGCAAGCGTTAGCAGGCCCTGCGGAAGCATTTTCCTTGCCGGAAGTCGGGGTAGATCGTTGCATGGCGCGTTTAGCGGAAGAGCCACGTCGTGCCATCGTCTTGTCCTATGTGCACGGCTACAGTCATCAAGAATTGGTTGCCGTGATGCAACGCCCGTTGGGCACGATCAAATCTTGGGTGCGCAGAGGATTACAGGAGCTGAAACAATGTCTGCAGTCCTGA
- a CDS encoding FecR domain-containing protein, whose amino-acid sequence MDNRRQFLRRSLQVSLFTLVASSGVGSLLGARAQAQLLGQLPGELPPGRSIYELQGEVWIDGVRANLNSQVTADSHLRTGSNSLIIFVVGRDAYILREQSELQLRSEGALATGLRLLTGKVLSVFGQRSDESLTLSTSTATIGIRGTGVYAESHADYSYLCTCYGTTELSANARPSERERIQATYHDARIVLAKPENGRLILPGPFINHTDEELSLIEALVGRKTPFNAMRQDYQGPQRRY is encoded by the coding sequence ATGGACAATCGTCGTCAGTTTTTGCGCCGCTCGTTGCAGGTCAGTCTGTTTACTCTGGTTGCCTCTTCCGGGGTCGGCAGTTTGCTGGGCGCGCGGGCACAAGCACAACTGTTGGGTCAATTGCCCGGCGAGTTGCCACCGGGGCGCTCCATCTATGAACTGCAAGGCGAGGTGTGGATCGACGGCGTGCGGGCCAACCTCAACAGTCAGGTGACGGCCGACAGTCACCTGCGCACGGGCAGCAACAGCTTGATCATCTTTGTGGTCGGCCGAGATGCCTATATTCTGCGTGAGCAATCAGAGCTGCAATTGCGCAGCGAAGGTGCACTGGCCACTGGTTTGCGCCTGCTTACGGGTAAGGTGCTGAGCGTGTTTGGGCAACGCAGCGACGAGTCGCTGACGTTGTCGACCTCCACCGCCACGATCGGTATTCGGGGTACTGGCGTATATGCGGAAAGTCACGCCGATTACAGCTATCTATGCACCTGCTACGGAACAACAGAGTTATCCGCTAATGCCAGGCCGAGCGAGCGCGAACGGATTCAGGCCACCTATCACGATGCCCGCATCGTGCTTGCGAAGCCAGAAAATGGGCGCTTGATCCTGCCCGGCCCCTTCATCAATCATACCGACGAAGAACTGAGCCTCATTGAAGCATTAGTCGGTCGGAAAACACCTTTCAACGCCATGCGTCAAGACTATCAGGGGCCGCAGCGGAGGTACTGA